One Methanobacterium alcaliphilum DNA segment encodes these proteins:
- a CDS encoding molybdenum cofactor guanylyltransferase, whose translation MLCGGMSTRMGQDKGQMLFNEKPMIINILETVENHADEVVLVLRDEKQINIYKSIIEKYESNKLGFNLKIVKDEIKNQGPLIGIITGLKYVKSDYALVLPCDSPLISAVFVENIFNAIEKSKEYHDTVVPKWDSGDIEPLHSIYPQKSQELVKSLLSNGKKDVKSLIKLLNVYFIKVEKLDPSKSSFKNFNNPKDIEKYLK comes from the coding sequence ATCCTATGTGGCGGGATGAGTACTAGGATGGGGCAAGATAAAGGACAAATGTTATTTAATGAAAAGCCCATGATTATAAATATCCTAGAAACTGTTGAAAATCATGCAGATGAAGTTGTTCTTGTTTTAAGAGATGAGAAACAGATTAATATTTATAAAAGTATTATTGAAAAATATGAATCTAATAAATTGGGATTTAATTTAAAAATAGTAAAAGATGAAATTAAAAATCAGGGACCATTAATAGGAATAATTACTGGTTTAAAATATGTTAAATCAGATTATGCTCTTGTTTTACCTTGTGATTCTCCATTAATTTCTGCGGTTTTTGTTGAAAATATTTTTAATGCTATTGAAAAATCCAAAGAATATCATGATACAGTAGTTCCAAAATGGGATTCGGGAGATATTGAACCATTGCACTCCATTTATCCTCAAAAAAGTCAAGAACTAGTAAAATCATTACTTTCAAATGGAAAAAAAGATGTTAAATCCCTCATAAAATTATTAAATGTTTATTTTATAAAAGTTGAAAAATTAGATCCATCAAAAAGCAGTTTTAAAAATTTTAACAACCCTAAAGATATTGAAAAATATTTAAAATAA
- a CDS encoding Ni/Fe hydrogenase subunit alpha, producing MKQIEISPVTRIEGHAKITVQVDDAGNVSDAHFHVMEIRGFEKFLEGAAVEEAPRITPRICGICQTAHHLAAAKATDQVFGLEPPETAKKLRELMLLGQYIHSHSLHFYFLGAPDLVMGPDSDPAMRNVIGILKSNPDLAMMAINTRKIGQEITGVVGGKPISPVTAIPGGQSKGLTSDDVNKLLPRAKEAINLIEKGVEVAKPLFEQYSEAVEALGTIETHFGALTNGDGIEFYDGPAKIIDKSGGAVYEFAANDYLDYIEEKVQPWSYLKFPYLKQLGFPDGNYRVGPLARLNVAGTIPTEKASELFAEYKDAYGIAQNPLLYHYARLIELMYAAERAVQLLEDDSITGTDIRQGLSGSLMTKEEAKQSSETKRGVGMIEATRGILIHDYETDGAGFINRANLIVSTGQNNLSMDIGVRETAKAMIQGEDVSEGFKNRLEMIVRAYDPCLSCATHAIDGSSPLQVDIYDSEGQLLRKHLL from the coding sequence ATGAAACAGATTGAAATTAGTCCAGTTACCAGAATAGAGGGTCATGCAAAGATAACTGTGCAGGTAGATGATGCTGGAAATGTATCAGATGCTCACTTCCATGTAATGGAAATCAGGGGGTTTGAAAAATTCCTGGAAGGGGCAGCAGTTGAGGAAGCGCCTCGAATTACTCCTAGAATATGTGGAATATGTCAAACAGCTCATCATTTAGCTGCAGCTAAAGCAACGGATCAAGTTTTTGGTTTGGAACCTCCGGAAACCGCTAAAAAATTGAGAGAATTAATGCTATTGGGTCAATATATACACTCCCACTCTTTGCATTTTTATTTCCTCGGTGCACCTGATTTAGTAATGGGTCCCGACTCAGATCCAGCTATGAGAAATGTTATTGGTATTTTAAAAAGCAACCCTGATCTGGCAATGATGGCCATAAATACTAGAAAAATTGGACAAGAAATTACTGGAGTAGTGGGTGGAAAACCTATAAGTCCAGTTACTGCTATTCCTGGAGGTCAATCAAAAGGCCTCACCAGTGATGATGTAAATAAACTACTTCCGAGAGCAAAAGAAGCAATAAATCTTATAGAAAAAGGGGTTGAAGTAGCTAAACCATTATTTGAGCAATATAGTGAAGCTGTTGAAGCATTGGGTACTATTGAAACCCACTTTGGTGCATTAACTAATGGGGATGGTATAGAATTTTACGATGGTCCTGCTAAAATAATTGATAAATCTGGTGGTGCAGTCTATGAATTTGCAGCCAATGATTATCTAGATTATATTGAGGAAAAAGTTCAACCGTGGTCTTATTTGAAATTCCCCTACTTGAAACAATTAGGATTCCCTGATGGAAATTATCGTGTTGGCCCGCTTGCTCGTTTAAATGTAGCGGGAACGATACCCACTGAAAAAGCTTCAGAACTCTTTGCTGAATACAAAGACGCATATGGAATTGCACAAAATCCTCTTTTATACCACTATGCTCGTTTAATTGAGTTAATGTACGCCGCAGAAAGAGCTGTTCAATTATTAGAGGATGACAGTATAACTGGCACTGATATACGTCAGGGACTAAGCGGTTCTTTAATGACTAAAGAAGAAGCTAAACAATCTAGTGAAACAAAAAGAGGAGTGGGAATGATTGAAGCCACCAGAGGAATTTTAATCCATGACTATGAGACTGATGGTGCAGGATTTATAAACCGGGCAAATCTTATTGTTTCAACTGGGCAAAACAATCTTTCTATGGACATAGGTGTCCGTGAAACAGCTAAAGCAATGATTCAAGGTGAGGATGTTTCAGAAGGTTTTAAAAACAGATTAGAAATGATTGTGAGAGCATATGACCCATGTCTTTCCTGTGCAACTCATGCTATTGATGGTAGCTCACCATTACAAGTGGATATCTATGATAGTGAAGGACAGCTTCTTAGAAAACACCTTCTTTGA
- a CDS encoding F420-nonreducing hydrogenase, whose protein sequence is MVKIALEALASCAGCEISILDLHEDLVKLLDQAEIVYAPVLMDVKEVPEGIDIAIVSGSVRNEENQERLEELREKSKILIAYGTCACYGGITGMADLYTSEEVTSRTYSDNPSTVPSELPNEVVPELLSIVHPAADFTEIDGFIPGCPPKEQLTHDILIPLINDEAPDVPKKSVCADCQREMEHIENDKIYRRVEGDPEPGKCFLSQGYVCLGSVTLGRCGGLCTEAGVPCHGCGGPSLDVIREPSHDIYNGVIKRIAHISKMPEKDVEKQLYDIGHVVYGFVIGSTIMEDKQVSLIPQLVKK, encoded by the coding sequence ATGGTAAAAATTGCACTTGAAGCACTGGCTAGTTGTGCAGGCTGTGAAATATCAATATTGGATCTTCATGAAGATCTTGTTAAATTACTTGATCAAGCTGAAATTGTATATGCTCCTGTATTGATGGATGTTAAAGAGGTTCCTGAGGGTATAGACATTGCTATTGTTTCAGGATCAGTACGTAATGAAGAAAACCAGGAAAGGCTGGAAGAACTTCGAGAAAAATCAAAGATATTAATTGCATATGGGACTTGTGCCTGTTATGGTGGAATAACTGGAATGGCCGATTTATATACTTCAGAAGAGGTTACTTCTAGAACCTATTCTGATAACCCAAGCACAGTACCATCTGAACTTCCAAATGAAGTAGTACCTGAACTTTTAAGCATTGTACACCCTGCAGCTGATTTTACTGAAATTGATGGATTTATTCCAGGTTGTCCGCCTAAAGAGCAACTTACTCATGATATATTAATACCTTTAATCAATGATGAGGCGCCGGATGTCCCTAAAAAAAGTGTTTGTGCGGATTGTCAACGTGAGATGGAACATATTGAAAATGATAAAATATATCGACGAGTTGAAGGAGATCCTGAACCAGGCAAATGTTTCCTGAGTCAGGGATATGTTTGTTTAGGTTCTGTAACGCTTGGGAGATGCGGTGGTTTATGCACTGAAGCAGGAGTACCATGTCATGGTTGTGGGGGACCTTCTTTAGACGTTATAAGAGAACCAAGTCACGATATTTACAATGGAGTAATTAAAAGGATTGCTCACATATCTAAAATGCCTGAAAAGGATGTTGAAAAACAACTTTATGATATTGGGCATGTGGTCTATGGATTTGTTATAGGAAGTACTATTATGGAGGATAAACAGGTGTCGCTGATTCCTCAACTGGTGAAAAAGTGA